One Buchnera aphidicola (Panaphis juglandis) DNA segment encodes these proteins:
- the glnS gene encoding glutamine--tRNA ligase: MNNHKKKRDISFIHKIINKDLKKKYEKNIHTRFPPDPNGYLHLGHAKSLYINFEIAKHYQGKCNLRFDDTNPNKKNSKYIKSIKQDILWLGYKWNKHVKYASMYFKKIYKYAVELIKKNLAYVDKLKKTDIRTFRGTLNKPGINSPYRNQTIEENMTLFENMKYGNIQEGMACLRAKIDMKSPIIIMRDPVLYRIKFNEHHKTNHQWCIYPTYDFAHCISDAIEGITHSLCTLEFQDNRVLYKWILDNLNILKQPQQYEYSRLNIEHMILSKRKLGLLIKKKIINNWDDPRMPTISGLRRRGYTANSILNFCKNLGITKQDNLIEMSSLESCIRKELDSTSYRTMGILDPITISITNINEEYEESIQILNHPKNHSMGFRKIIFNNMIYIDRSDFQENPKKNYYRLKIGGTVKLKYSYTITANSIEKDCDNNITKIFCTCNFQKNHNKDHGIIHWISKKQAKKCELRIYSYIFNDKNPNIKKNFLSNINNESKIIYNGFINKEIQKSSPVNTYQLERIGYFKIDNQISTNKNIILHQIVSLKENKKNK; the protein is encoded by the coding sequence ATGAATAATCATAAAAAAAAAAGAGATATTAGTTTTATACATAAAATAATTAATAAAGATTTAAAAAAAAAATATGAAAAAAATATACATACTAGATTCCCTCCAGATCCAAATGGATATTTACATCTTGGTCATGCAAAATCACTATATATTAATTTTGAAATTGCCAAACATTACCAGGGTAAGTGTAATTTACGATTTGATGACACCAACCCAAATAAAAAAAATTCTAAATATATTAAAAGTATTAAACAGGATATATTATGGTTAGGTTATAAATGGAATAAACATGTTAAATATGCATCAATGTATTTTAAAAAAATATATAAATATGCCGTAGAACTCATTAAAAAAAACCTAGCATATGTGGATAAATTAAAAAAAACAGATATTCGTACATTTCGAGGCACATTAAATAAACCAGGAATAAATAGCCCGTATCGTAATCAAACAATTGAAGAAAATATGACATTATTTGAAAATATGAAATATGGAAATATTCAAGAAGGAATGGCTTGCCTTAGAGCAAAAATTGATATGAAATCTCCAATTATTATTATGAGGGATCCAGTTTTATATAGAATAAAATTTAATGAACATCATAAAACAAATCACCAATGGTGCATTTATCCAACATACGATTTTGCACATTGCATCTCAGATGCTATTGAAGGTATTACTCACTCCTTATGCACACTAGAATTTCAAGATAATCGTGTATTATATAAATGGATACTCGATAATTTAAATATTTTAAAACAACCTCAACAATACGAGTATTCAAGATTGAATATTGAACACATGATACTATCAAAAAGAAAATTAGGATTATTAATTAAAAAAAAAATTATAAATAATTGGGATGATCCGAGAATGCCAACTATTTCTGGATTAAGGAGAAGAGGATATACAGCAAACTCTATACTTAATTTTTGTAAAAATCTAGGAATTACAAAACAAGATAATTTAATTGAAATGTCTTCTTTAGAGTCTTGTATTCGTAAAGAACTAGATTCTACATCTTACAGAACAATGGGAATATTAGATCCTATTACTATTAGTATTACTAATATTAACGAAGAATATGAAGAAAGTATTCAGATACTTAACCACCCTAAAAATCATAGTATGGGATTTAGAAAAATAATATTTAATAATATGATATATATTGACCGATCAGATTTTCAAGAAAACCCTAAAAAAAACTATTATCGATTAAAAATAGGTGGAACCGTAAAATTAAAATATTCTTATACTATTACCGCAAATTCTATTGAAAAAGATTGTGATAATAACATTACTAAAATATTTTGCACATGTAATTTTCAAAAAAATCATAACAAAGACCATGGTATTATTCACTGGATTTCTAAAAAACAAGCTAAAAAATGTGAATTAAGAATATACAGTTATATATTTAATGATAAAAACCCTAACATAAAAAAAAATTTTTTATCCAATATCAATAATGAATCAAAAATTATATATAATGGTTTCATTAACAAAGAGATTCAAAAATCCTCTCCTGTTAACACTTATCAATTAGAACGTATTGGTTATTTTAAGATAGACAATCAAATATCAACTAATAAAAATATTATTCTTCATCAAATAGTATCATTAAAAGAAAATAAAAAAAATAAATAA
- a CDS encoding 5'-3' exonuclease H3TH domain-containing protein gives MNKKKNVILIDGHSYLYRSYYGLFKNRHQYYHLDDIIYQILYIFKTMFIKYKPNKFIIIFDKDKKNFRNKIFEPYKKNRKKMPEKLKIQIPILIKILNNIGIPVISIPNVEADDVIGTISKQEEKKNRHVFIGTSDKDLTQLVNKNIHIINNMNNSILTENEVKKKYGVYPNFMIDFLSLVGDVSDNIPGVKGIGKTIAIKLINKIGPIKKIYKNLSKIHQMEFRGHQNIIKKLCDGKDMAFLSYQLIQLKFNVNIDKKYLPFNLKQLFQPCQYYNVKYINIIHDMKKIILNNQK, from the coding sequence ATGAATAAAAAAAAAAATGTTATTCTAATTGATGGACATTCATATTTGTACAGATCATATTATGGATTATTTAAAAATCGTCATCAATATTATCATCTAGATGATATTATTTATCAAATTTTATACATCTTTAAAACCATGTTTATAAAATATAAACCAAATAAATTTATTATTATATTCGATAAAGATAAAAAAAATTTTAGAAATAAAATATTTGAACCATATAAAAAGAATAGAAAAAAAATGCCAGAAAAATTAAAAATACAAATTCCAATTTTAATTAAAATATTAAACAACATAGGTATACCTGTCATTAGTATACCTAATGTTGAAGCAGATGATGTTATAGGAACAATATCGAAACAAGAAGAAAAAAAAAACCGTCATGTATTTATCGGAACTTCTGATAAAGATTTAACACAACTTGTTAATAAAAATATTCATATTATTAATAATATGAATAACAGTATTTTAACTGAAAATGAAGTTAAAAAAAAATATGGAGTATATCCAAATTTCATGATAGATTTTTTATCACTAGTCGGTGATGTTTCTGATAATATCCCTGGAGTCAAAGGAATTGGTAAAACAATAGCTATAAAATTAATAAATAAAATAGGTCCAATAAAAAAAATATATAAAAATTTATCCAAAATTCATCAAATGGAATTTCGAGGTCATCAAAATATCATAAAAAAATTATGCGATGGTAAAGATATGGCATTTTTATCCTATCAATTAATTCAACTAAAATTTAATGTAAATATTGATAAAAAATATCTTCCATTTAATTTAAAACAACTTTTTCAACCATGTCAATATTATAACGTAAAGTATATTAATATCATTCATGATATGAAAAAAATAATTCTAAATAATCAAAAATAA
- the yihA gene encoding ribosome biogenesis GTP-binding protein YihA/YsxC has protein sequence MVRFLMSGVNVKKINIKKYKNEIIFIGYSNSGKSSVINCLTNNNKLSRCSKFPGRTKMMNFFEINNHTCFVDFPGYGYSKISDLKINKNHSLIFSYIKYRFWLTSIVLLIDIRRLIRVEDKKILLYLKKKKVNIVILLNKCDKMKFYQQKKQLCILRKRFFLYTSNIKIILFSSFKKIGVNEFFDYFKDYIE, from the coding sequence ATGGTTAGATTTTTAATGAGTGGAGTGAATGTTAAAAAAATTAATATTAAAAAATATAAAAATGAAATTATTTTTATTGGATATTCTAATTCTGGAAAATCTAGTGTTATTAATTGTTTAACGAATAATAATAAATTATCTCGTTGTAGTAAATTTCCTGGTCGTACAAAGATGATGAATTTTTTTGAAATAAATAATCACACTTGTTTTGTAGATTTTCCAGGTTATGGATATTCTAAAATATCTGATTTAAAAATCAATAAAAATCATTCATTAATTTTTAGTTATATTAAATATAGGTTTTGGTTAACAAGTATTGTTTTATTAATTGATATTCGAAGATTAATAAGGGTAGAAGATAAAAAAATTTTGTTATATTTAAAAAAAAAAAAAGTTAATATAGTTATTTTATTAAATAAATGTGATAAAATGAAATTTTATCAACAAAAAAAACAATTATGTATTTTAAGAAAACGTTTTTTTTTATATACTAGCAATATTAAAATAATTTTATTTTCATCATTTAAAAAAATTGGTGTAAATGAGTTTTTTGATTATTTTAAAGATTATATAGAATAA
- the eno gene encoding phosphopyruvate hydratase has product MSKIKKIHAREIIDSRGNPTIETEVHLEDSSIGTFSCPSGASTGSEEAVELRDNDIFRFLGKGVSKSVVIVNTILSKKLKGKNAYDQTSIDQIMLELDGTKNKKKIGANSILSVSMATAKAAAVSKSIPFYQHIAELNNTPQQFSMPLPMINILNGGSHSNNNVDIQEFMIQPVSAKSIKEAIRMGCEIFHHLGKIIKKHNLHASVGDEGGYAPNLKSNESAILLINKAIKKANYILGEDITLAIDCAASEFYNFNTKKYYLKSENKKFSSHEFSHYIQELTLKYPIASVEDGQSELDLDGFLYQTKLLGNRVQIVGDDLFVTNPDKLSEGIKKNIANSILIKLNQIGTLTETLKAIQIAKKSGYTTIISHRSGETEDHSIADLAVGTQAGQIKTGSMSRSERLSKYNQLLRIEEQLGNEKAPFYGIKELKKYKNYF; this is encoded by the coding sequence ATGTCTAAAATTAAAAAAATACACGCTAGGGAAATTATTGATTCACGCGGTAATCCAACTATAGAAACCGAAGTACACTTAGAAGACTCTTCAATTGGGACATTTTCTTGCCCTTCAGGAGCTTCTACTGGATCAGAAGAAGCAGTAGAATTAAGAGATAATGATATATTTCGATTCTTAGGTAAAGGAGTATCAAAATCCGTTGTTATCGTAAATACTATATTATCAAAAAAACTAAAAGGAAAAAATGCATATGATCAAACATCAATTGATCAAATTATGCTAGAACTAGATGGAACAAAAAATAAAAAAAAGATTGGAGCAAATTCAATTTTATCTGTTTCAATGGCTACTGCAAAAGCAGCAGCAGTATCTAAAAGTATACCTTTCTATCAACATATTGCTGAATTAAATAACACACCTCAACAATTCTCCATGCCTTTACCCATGATTAATATTTTAAATGGTGGAAGTCATTCAAATAATAATGTTGATATTCAAGAATTTATGATTCAACCAGTAAGTGCAAAATCTATAAAAGAAGCAATTAGAATGGGATGTGAAATTTTTCATCACCTTGGTAAAATTATTAAAAAACACAATCTTCATGCATCTGTAGGTGATGAGGGTGGATATGCTCCAAACCTAAAATCCAACGAATCTGCAATTCTTTTAATTAATAAAGCAATAAAAAAAGCAAATTATATTTTAGGAGAAGATATAACTTTAGCAATTGATTGCGCTGCTTCTGAATTTTATAACTTCAATACTAAAAAATATTATTTGAAAAGTGAAAATAAAAAATTTAGTTCACATGAATTTAGTCATTATATTCAAGAATTAACTTTAAAGTACCCTATTGCATCCGTAGAAGATGGTCAAAGTGAATTAGATTTAGATGGATTTTTGTATCAAACTAAATTATTAGGAAACCGTGTACAAATTGTAGGTGATGATTTATTTGTCACCAATCCTGATAAATTATCAGAAGGTATCAAAAAAAACATTGCAAATTCAATACTAATCAAATTAAATCAAATTGGAACACTAACAGAAACATTAAAAGCTATCCAAATTGCAAAAAAATCTGGATACACTACAATAATATCACATCGATCTGGAGAAACTGAGGATCATTCTATTGCTGATTTAGCAGTTGGAACACAAGCTGGACAAATAAAAACTGGTTCTATGAGTCGTTCTGAAAGACTTTCAAAATATAATCAACTTCTTAGAATTGAAGAACAACTCGGAAATGAAAAAGCACCTTTTTATGGAATTAAAGAACTAAAAAAATATAAAAATTATTTTTAA